The Chryseolinea soli genome contains a region encoding:
- a CDS encoding response regulator transcription factor has protein sequence MKVLVIEDETQVSAFIKQGLEEQSFEVDVAFDGNIGERLALSRDYDVVLLDIVIPGINGFDLCKIIKKKKPNLPILMLTTLGTTTDKVTGFEAGADDYLLKPFEFEELTARLRALARRPTMTGTNHANILRFDDLKLDLEKKVAVRGEKTIKLSAKEFTLLEFFIRHPGRVISRAELAEKIWNIRFDTGTNVVEVYINMLRNKIDRDFAPKLLHTRIGLGYVLSNEA, from the coding sequence ATGAAAGTATTAGTCATTGAAGACGAGACGCAGGTTTCTGCTTTCATAAAGCAAGGACTAGAGGAACAATCCTTCGAGGTGGACGTTGCTTTTGACGGAAACATCGGCGAGCGCCTCGCCCTGAGCCGCGACTATGACGTGGTGTTACTCGACATTGTCATTCCTGGGATCAATGGATTTGACTTATGTAAGATCATAAAAAAGAAAAAACCGAACCTTCCGATCCTCATGCTCACCACGCTGGGGACGACAACCGACAAGGTGACGGGTTTTGAAGCGGGCGCCGACGACTACCTGCTCAAGCCATTCGAGTTTGAGGAACTCACGGCCCGCCTGCGCGCCCTGGCGCGAAGGCCCACCATGACGGGTACCAACCATGCGAATATTCTTCGATTTGATGACTTGAAGTTAGACCTCGAAAAAAAAGTGGCAGTGCGAGGCGAAAAAACCATCAAGCTTTCCGCCAAAGAATTCACCTTGCTGGAGTTCTTTATTCGCCACCCCGGCAGAGTCATTTCGCGCGCCGAACTCGCCGAAAAAATATGGAACATTCGCTTCGACACGGGTACCAATGTGGTGGAAGTGTACATCAATATGCTGCGAAACAAGATTGACCGGGATTTCGCACCGAAGCTGTTGCACACCCGGATAGGTTTGGGATACGTCTTAAGCAACGAAGCATGA
- a CDS encoding sensor histidine kinase, with translation MKIAHIILVSFFSILVLFSITTFINYQQYGLVNDNAERLERSTAIVRNSNRFQRNFLNMVSGLRGYLLTNETSFLQTYDSAVVENKDILSELNTLVPAGSDQKIILDDIRELQKYWISEFATPLLEAKKNADLSEKENQAFQKLYREKLLNKLEKDVQASLQRKFSDFTNYEYGYRISDRENLAHTVQNTKSISFYLTTISVILGTAIAIFIAHYISTRIVRMVKMANEIAGGNYAVYMPEKGNSELSQLTRALNNMASILGSQIAILKRQKEEVDQFAHIVSHDLKAPLRGIDNVVTWIEEDHSFDLPPKVNEYLKVIKGRIIRAENLLKGILMYARAGRETPDREVVDVNDVLAEIRGDLGSYNGITLEIQKPMPTLLTQRVPLVQVFSNLIVNAFKYHDKKNGVVNVSWREEGEHYHFFVSDNGPGIPALYHQKIFAIFQTLQERDTLESVGVGLAIVKKILDDRQLFINVTSEPGKGATFSFTWPKHEEHETSNPHPAHRR, from the coding sequence ATGAAAATCGCACACATTATCCTCGTTAGCTTTTTTAGTATCCTGGTTCTTTTTTCCATTACCACTTTTATCAACTATCAGCAATATGGGCTGGTCAACGACAATGCCGAGCGGCTTGAACGCTCCACAGCGATTGTGCGAAACAGCAACCGGTTCCAGCGAAATTTTCTAAACATGGTCAGCGGCTTGCGTGGTTATCTTCTGACCAATGAAACATCTTTCCTGCAGACCTACGATTCTGCTGTTGTGGAGAACAAAGATATCCTCAGCGAACTTAACACCCTGGTACCCGCGGGTTCCGATCAAAAGATCATTCTTGACGACATCCGGGAACTCCAAAAGTACTGGATCAGTGAATTTGCCACGCCCCTGCTGGAAGCAAAAAAGAACGCAGACCTTTCCGAAAAAGAAAATCAGGCATTTCAGAAACTCTATCGTGAGAAGCTATTGAACAAATTGGAAAAAGACGTCCAGGCGAGCCTTCAGCGGAAATTCTCCGACTTCACCAATTACGAATATGGGTACCGTATCAGCGACCGTGAAAACCTGGCGCACACGGTTCAAAACACAAAAAGTATTTCGTTTTATCTTACGACCATCTCGGTGATCCTGGGAACGGCGATTGCCATCTTTATTGCGCACTACATCTCCACCCGCATTGTTCGTATGGTTAAAATGGCGAATGAAATTGCCGGTGGCAACTATGCGGTCTATATGCCGGAAAAAGGGAACAGCGAGTTAAGCCAGCTGACGCGCGCCCTCAACAACATGGCCAGCATCCTGGGCTCCCAAATCGCTATCCTGAAACGTCAAAAGGAAGAGGTGGATCAGTTCGCCCACATTGTTTCGCACGATCTGAAGGCCCCCTTGCGCGGGATCGACAACGTGGTGACCTGGATTGAGGAGGACCATAGTTTCGATCTGCCACCGAAAGTGAACGAGTACCTGAAAGTGATCAAAGGTCGCATCATCCGGGCCGAAAATTTGCTAAAGGGTATTCTCATGTATGCCCGCGCAGGGCGAGAGACTCCCGACCGCGAAGTGGTAGACGTAAACGACGTGTTAGCCGAAATTCGCGGCGACCTGGGCAGTTACAATGGCATTACCCTGGAGATCCAAAAACCTATGCCCACACTCCTTACACAGCGCGTACCGCTGGTACAAGTCTTCAGCAACCTGATTGTGAATGCATTTAAATACCACGACAAAAAAAACGGCGTGGTCAACGTATCCTGGAGGGAAGAGGGTGAACACTACCATTTTTTTGTATCCGACAATGGGCCGGGCATCCCGGCACTATATCACCAGAAGATATTTGCCATTTTTCAGACCCTTCAAGAGCGTGATACGCTCGAGAGTGTGGGGGTCGGGCTGGCCATCGTGAAAAAAATATTGGATGACAGACAACTTTTTATCAACGTAACCTCCGAGCCGGGCAAAGGCGCTACGTTTTCTTTCACCTGGCCTAAACATGAAGAACATGAAACGAGTAATCCACATCCTGCTCATCGAAGATGA
- a CDS encoding glycosyltransferase, producing the protein MKVALLTLGTRGDVQPYAVLGRALKDRGHDVTLSTASNFESFVKSYGLGFRPVQADFQALVASPEGREMMKNPFRARKYFKQLVHPMIYDCLTTFYGLAKESDCVLYHVKALGDYYAEKFPEKMMRANVVPAVQPTAEFPNPVFSGLSVPAFFNRFTYTMADAGLRMMHKPIMQFREANSMGRKISKDLAISSLYGISTNFLAKPKDYPPNSYFTGFWFDESPTPLSADLLQFLQAGEPPLLITFGSMPFDVSFDIQKAVLNLSKRFGLRILIVKGWGFENTDQIETHDAIRVITSAPFGELLPLVKAAIHHGGIGTTAECLRAGIPFLPCPVIYPIGDQHFWSQLSYRKGYAVHPVPLKKLTETLLTESVKELLYDEQLYSHAQDMKGTLRSEHGLQAAIQIIENHFAGNKVIQKTLAK; encoded by the coding sequence ATGAAAGTAGCACTGTTGACTTTAGGAACAAGAGGCGATGTTCAGCCTTATGCCGTTCTGGGAAGGGCGTTAAAGGACCGCGGGCATGATGTCACCTTATCAACGGCGTCGAACTTTGAATCCTTTGTGAAATCCTATGGCCTCGGATTCCGGCCCGTTCAGGCGGACTTCCAGGCATTAGTGGCGTCCCCCGAGGGCAGAGAGATGATGAAGAATCCATTCCGGGCCCGCAAATATTTCAAACAACTGGTTCATCCCATGATTTATGATTGCCTGACCACGTTTTATGGGTTGGCAAAGGAAAGTGATTGTGTCCTTTATCACGTAAAAGCACTTGGAGATTATTATGCGGAGAAATTTCCGGAAAAGATGATGAGGGCCAACGTTGTTCCTGCCGTTCAGCCAACAGCTGAATTCCCAAACCCGGTGTTCAGCGGATTATCGGTGCCGGCATTCTTCAACCGGTTCACCTATACGATGGCCGACGCGGGGCTGCGAATGATGCACAAACCCATCATGCAATTCCGTGAAGCTAACTCCATGGGGAGAAAGATCTCAAAAGATCTGGCAATATCCTCCCTCTATGGCATTAGTACAAATTTCTTAGCCAAACCAAAGGATTATCCCCCCAACAGTTATTTCACGGGCTTTTGGTTTGATGAATCCCCCACCCCGTTGTCCGCAGATCTATTGCAATTCCTGCAAGCGGGAGAACCTCCGCTACTTATCACCTTTGGCAGCATGCCTTTCGATGTTTCGTTTGACATACAAAAAGCTGTCTTAAACTTGTCAAAACGATTTGGTCTCCGAATTCTTATTGTGAAGGGCTGGGGTTTTGAAAATACGGATCAGATTGAGACGCATGATGCTATTAGGGTCATCACCTCCGCACCTTTTGGCGAGTTGCTTCCTTTGGTGAAGGCGGCCATTCACCATGGTGGCATCGGTACAACAGCGGAATGTCTCCGTGCCGGCATTCCGTTTTTACCTTGCCCGGTAATTTATCCTATTGGTGATCAACATTTCTGGAGTCAATTGTCTTATCGCAAGGGCTATGCCGTTCACCCTGTTCCCCTAAAGAAATTAACAGAGACCTTGTTGACAGAAAGTGTGAAAGAACTTTTATATGATGAGCAACTCTATAGCCATGCGCAGGATATGAAGGGCACCTTAAGATCGGAGCATGGCCTTCAGGCCGCGATACAGATAATCGAAAATCATTTTGCTGGAAACAAGGTGATTCAAAAAACACTAGCTAAGTAA
- a CDS encoding sensor histidine kinase, protein MNIRTRLTLIFFSLVVVMLSVICLSIYFFSENYRKEDFYRRLKNRATNTAKVLTEVKEVNADLLKRMERNNPASLPNQYIAIYNYRNEELYSSDGTAVVKVDTTLLNRIRLQNEISFKEGKVEALGFLFADRYDRFTVVAAAIDVYGLDALANLRNVLLLTFSLSLLLVSVLGWIYAGRVLRPISKIVSQVSEITEVNMNRRLDEGNQKDELSKLSKTFNSMLERLQAAFLSQKNFIANASHEIKTPITIMTSEIDVSLLQPRNPDYYVKVLRSVLGGLRDLNDLTTQLLLLAQTSAFEPKTNFTSFRIDDALWEMKEELQKAFPKYNVDIDFDLKIEPDSLLIAGDEHLIKVAILNLMDNGCKYSDDNRTVIQLEVGNTDYITLRFGNLGKGIEADELGKIFDPFFRGKGNLSIKGSGIGLSLVRRIVSLHQGTITVRSVPGEVTEFTVRFPVRKV, encoded by the coding sequence ATGAACATCCGCACCCGCCTGACATTGATCTTCTTCAGCCTGGTTGTCGTGATGTTGTCCGTTATTTGTCTTTCTATCTATTTCTTTTCAGAGAACTATCGCAAAGAGGATTTCTACAGACGCCTAAAAAACCGGGCAACCAATACCGCCAAAGTGCTCACGGAAGTGAAAGAAGTAAACGCCGACTTGCTCAAACGTATGGAGCGAAATAATCCTGCCAGCCTGCCCAATCAATACATCGCCATCTATAACTACCGGAACGAGGAGTTATACAGCTCCGATGGCACTGCCGTTGTCAAGGTAGACACCACGCTTCTCAACCGGATTCGTCTGCAAAATGAAATAAGTTTTAAAGAGGGAAAGGTTGAGGCGCTCGGATTTCTGTTCGCAGATCGCTATGACCGCTTTACCGTCGTGGCGGCAGCCATCGATGTGTACGGCCTGGATGCACTGGCGAATCTACGCAACGTCCTGCTGTTGACCTTCTCGTTAAGCTTGCTTTTGGTTTCCGTACTGGGCTGGATATATGCCGGGCGGGTTCTTCGTCCCATTTCCAAGATCGTATCGCAGGTCAGTGAGATCACCGAGGTCAACATGAACCGCAGGCTGGATGAAGGAAACCAAAAAGACGAATTGAGCAAACTATCAAAAACCTTTAACAGCATGCTGGAAAGGCTGCAGGCGGCATTCTTGTCACAGAAAAATTTTATTGCCAATGCCTCTCATGAGATCAAGACACCGATCACCATCATGACTTCCGAGATCGATGTGTCGCTTCTGCAACCGCGAAACCCCGACTACTATGTAAAGGTTTTGCGATCGGTGCTTGGTGGCTTGCGGGACCTCAATGATCTCACCACGCAGTTGCTATTGCTCGCCCAAACCAGCGCCTTTGAGCCAAAGACAAACTTCACCTCGTTTCGCATCGACGACGCCCTTTGGGAAATGAAAGAAGAACTTCAGAAGGCTTTTCCCAAATACAACGTTGATATCGACTTCGATTTGAAGATAGAGCCTGATTCGCTCTTGATCGCCGGTGACGAACATTTAATCAAAGTGGCCATCCTCAACCTGATGGACAATGGTTGCAAGTATTCTGACGACAATCGAACCGTAATCCAATTGGAAGTAGGAAACACCGACTACATCACCCTGCGGTTTGGCAACTTGGGGAAAGGTATTGAGGCCGATGAGCTCGGAAAAATATTTGACCCCTTCTTTCGCGGCAAGGGCAATCTGTCCATTAAGGGTTCCGGTATTGGGCTTTCCCTCGTAAGGCGCATCGTCAGTCTCCACCAGGGCACAATTACCGTCAGGTCGGTCCCGGGGGAAGTCACGGAATTCACCGTACGTTTTCCGGTCCGCAAAGTCTAG
- a CDS encoding TfoX/Sxy family protein has protein sequence MAYDEHLADRIRQIFKEKKVRFEDKKMMGGLCFMVNEKMCVGVVQNELMARIDPAIYEVVLKKKYSREMDFTGRPMKGFVFISPKGIDADKDLEYWVGLCLEYNPKANSSKKRLKD, from the coding sequence ATGGCTTACGACGAACACCTTGCCGACCGCATTCGCCAAATATTCAAAGAGAAGAAAGTTCGCTTTGAAGATAAGAAAATGATGGGTGGCCTTTGCTTTATGGTCAATGAGAAAATGTGTGTTGGCGTAGTGCAGAACGAACTCATGGCACGAATTGATCCAGCGATCTACGAAGTGGTTTTGAAGAAAAAATATAGCCGCGAAATGGATTTCACGGGCCGGCCAATGAAAGGATTCGTATTTATTTCTCCAAAGGGCATCGATGCAGACAAGGACCTTGAATATTGGGTAGGCCTGTGCTTGGAGTATAATCCCAAGGCAAATTCCAGTAAAAAAAGGCTGAAAGACTAG
- a CDS encoding response regulator, with translation MIQIAKSCLLINDDPIDQAIFVEALLDVAPETLFMLARNSVEALEILQEDNLSPDCVFVELSVPGIDALQFLKAMRKTDLLREVPVIVHSSVPAHHRVIELQEMGALAIYFRPYNYQGVCNVLNLYFKQDYKNNLN, from the coding sequence ATGATCCAGATCGCAAAATCCTGTCTCCTTATAAACGATGACCCGATAGATCAAGCGATCTTCGTTGAGGCGTTGCTCGATGTGGCGCCGGAAACGCTTTTCATGCTGGCTCGAAATAGCGTGGAAGCATTAGAAATTCTTCAGGAGGACAATCTTTCGCCGGATTGTGTTTTTGTCGAGCTGAGCGTACCGGGCATCGACGCCTTGCAATTCCTGAAGGCGATGAGAAAGACCGATTTGTTACGGGAAGTTCCCGTCATTGTCCATTCCTCGGTTCCCGCTCACCACAGGGTGATTGAACTTCAGGAAATGGGCGCCCTGGCCATCTATTTCAGGCCCTATAACTACCAGGGTGTTTGTAACGTCCTTAATCTTTATTTCAAACAGGACTATAAAAACAACCTAAACTAA
- the nhaA gene encoding Na+/H+ antiporter NhaA, with the protein MKATHLFEDFFHSEKAGGLVLMACTVISLILANSGASDGYLHFWHLEFSGHSISHWINDGLMAIFFLLVGLELEREVYIGELSSLKNALLPVVAALGGMLVPAGLHFLLNRGTETQAGAGIPMATDIAFALAVLSLLGKRVPNSLKIFLTALAVIDDLGAILVIAIFYTGSVAWVNLIAALSIYGALLVMNRLKIRNLIPYLIGGVVMWYFMLHSGIHATIAGVLTAFAIPFGNGDEKSTSFILQRFLHRPVAFGILPLFALANTAVALPGDWVHSLVEANSLGIFAGLFLGKPLGIFTFSFCSSLIGIAKLPSDLKWTHILGTGFLGGIGFTMSIFITLLAFGKDAIIDQSKIVILISSFLAGIVGFVLLNIFLKSEKSAQ; encoded by the coding sequence ATGAAAGCGACACACTTATTCGAAGATTTCTTTCACAGTGAAAAAGCAGGAGGCCTAGTGTTGATGGCATGTACGGTCATCTCTTTGATTCTGGCCAACAGCGGTGCTTCCGATGGCTACCTGCATTTCTGGCACCTTGAATTTTCGGGGCATAGCATTTCCCACTGGATCAATGACGGTCTCATGGCAATATTCTTTTTGCTGGTTGGCCTTGAGTTGGAGCGCGAAGTATATATCGGCGAACTGTCCAGCCTCAAAAATGCGTTGCTTCCTGTAGTGGCGGCATTGGGCGGCATGCTCGTCCCCGCCGGGCTTCATTTCTTGTTAAATCGGGGCACAGAAACGCAGGCAGGTGCCGGTATCCCTATGGCTACAGACATTGCCTTTGCCTTAGCGGTTCTTTCTTTATTAGGTAAACGCGTACCAAATTCATTAAAGATATTCCTGACGGCTCTTGCTGTCATCGATGATCTGGGCGCCATTTTGGTTATTGCGATTTTCTATACAGGTTCCGTTGCTTGGGTCAATCTTATCGCTGCGCTCTCGATCTATGGTGCGTTACTGGTCATGAACCGACTTAAAATCCGAAACCTGATCCCATACCTCATTGGAGGTGTGGTCATGTGGTACTTTATGCTTCATTCAGGGATACACGCAACAATAGCGGGAGTGCTGACTGCCTTCGCCATCCCATTCGGAAATGGCGATGAAAAATCGACCTCCTTTATATTGCAGCGTTTTTTACATCGTCCGGTTGCCTTTGGAATCCTGCCCTTGTTTGCATTAGCCAACACCGCGGTGGCACTGCCCGGTGATTGGGTTCATTCGCTAGTGGAGGCTAACAGCCTCGGGATTTTTGCGGGCCTGTTTCTTGGCAAGCCGTTGGGGATTTTCACATTTTCCTTCTGCTCTTCGCTTATCGGCATAGCCAAACTTCCGTCCGACTTAAAGTGGACGCATATATTAGGGACCGGCTTCTTGGGTGGCATAGGCTTTACGATGTCTATCTTCATCACCTTGTTGGCTTTTGGTAAGGATGCCATTATTGACCAATCCAAAATCGTTATCCTTATCTCCTCTTTTTTGGCGGGAATCGTTGGTTTTGTTTTGTTAAATATCTTTCTGAAGTCAGAAAAATCAGCGCAGTAG
- a CDS encoding chloride channel protein → MISFMSRPIFYLRNKLSERHFIILSSILVGLTSGAAAIVLKYMVHHIEEIVADSRKTEDFFVFAIFPLLGILLTVFFIRYFLNNTLKKGSAEIVYSIVKKSSILPARDMFGHLITSAFTVGFGGSLGLESPMVSTGSAIGSNYGHANRLTYRERTVLLACGASAGIAAAFNSPIAGVLFAVEVLLTEVTASAFIPLIISAACGALLSKIVLAEGVTLAFSLKQPFDYKNVPYYVVLGILCGLISLCYAKVFHGIESRIGKVSNQWVRAIIGGLLLFGIIAVFPPLFGEGYDSVRVLESKNALMLTEGSFLSSFIDSEGLLLVFIGALIIFKMIAAAVTIGSGGNGGSFAPSLVVGSYLGFLFSRLMNLSGLTQLPVSNFTLVAMAGILSGVFYAPLTAIFLIAEITGGYHLIIPLMLVSSLSLTVVHFFEPMSMEAKKLSKMLHSTVETRDKLLLSRLDLSELIERNFSVVPEEARLSDLVKIIASSNRNLFPVVDKGQKLIGLIHMDKVRGIMFDNSKYDVISVRELMTKPEAVVELDENLHEVFAKFDATHQWNLPVIEDGIYLGFLSKSSILNRYRNELIES, encoded by the coding sequence ATGATCAGTTTTATGAGTCGCCCGATCTTTTACCTGCGGAACAAACTTTCGGAACGACATTTTATCATTCTTTCCAGCATCCTGGTGGGCCTTACCTCAGGTGCAGCAGCGATTGTGCTCAAGTACATGGTCCATCATATCGAGGAAATCGTAGCTGATTCCCGCAAGACCGAAGATTTCTTTGTGTTTGCCATTTTTCCGTTGCTAGGGATTTTACTCACCGTTTTCTTTATCCGCTATTTCCTCAATAACACCCTCAAAAAAGGGAGCGCTGAGATTGTATATAGCATTGTTAAAAAGTCAAGTATTCTTCCGGCGAGGGATATGTTTGGCCACCTGATCACCAGCGCCTTTACCGTTGGCTTTGGAGGGTCGCTGGGGTTGGAGTCTCCCATGGTCTCCACAGGCTCCGCCATCGGGTCCAACTATGGCCACGCAAATCGTCTTACCTACCGGGAACGGACGGTTCTTCTGGCCTGTGGCGCATCTGCGGGTATTGCTGCAGCCTTTAATTCACCCATTGCCGGTGTGCTGTTCGCAGTAGAGGTATTGCTCACCGAAGTGACGGCGTCGGCTTTCATACCCTTGATAATCTCCGCCGCCTGCGGCGCGCTTCTTTCCAAAATCGTATTAGCGGAAGGCGTAACACTGGCCTTCTCACTGAAGCAGCCCTTCGACTATAAGAACGTGCCCTACTATGTTGTTCTTGGTATCTTGTGTGGGCTGATATCACTTTGTTATGCGAAAGTATTTCATGGCATTGAATCGCGCATCGGAAAAGTGAGCAATCAGTGGGTTCGCGCAATCATCGGGGGACTTTTGCTCTTTGGGATCATTGCCGTTTTTCCACCCTTGTTTGGAGAAGGATATGATAGTGTTCGCGTGTTGGAGAGCAAAAACGCGCTAATGCTGACGGAAGGAAGTTTTTTGAGCAGCTTCATTGACTCGGAAGGACTGTTGCTGGTCTTCATAGGCGCTTTGATTATTTTCAAAATGATCGCGGCGGCCGTCACCATTGGCAGCGGTGGAAACGGCGGAAGTTTTGCTCCCTCCCTGGTGGTCGGGTCTTATCTCGGATTTTTGTTCTCACGCCTCATGAACCTGTCTGGCTTGACACAGCTACCCGTCAGCAATTTTACCCTGGTGGCCATGGCCGGTATTTTGAGTGGCGTGTTCTATGCACCGTTGACGGCTATATTTTTGATCGCTGAAATTACCGGAGGATATCACTTGATTATCCCCTTGATGCTCGTTTCCTCTCTAAGTCTCACCGTCGTGCATTTTTTTGAACCCATGTCGATGGAGGCAAAAAAGCTTTCAAAAATGTTGCACTCCACGGTAGAAACACGCGACAAGCTTTTGCTAAGTCGTCTTGACCTTTCCGAACTTATCGAACGGAATTTTTCAGTGGTGCCCGAAGAAGCCAGGCTCTCTGACCTTGTCAAGATCATCGCATCCTCCAATCGAAATCTGTTTCCTGTGGTGGACAAGGGCCAGAAACTCATAGGCCTGATCCACATGGACAAAGTGCGCGGGATCATGTTTGACAATTCGAAGTATGATGTCATTAGCGTTAGGGAGCTCATGACTAAACCGGAGGCGGTAGTAGAACTGGACGAGAATCTCCACGAGGTCTTTGCCAAATTTGACGCCACACACCAATGGAATCTTCCCGTGATCGAGGATGGCATCTATCTTGGTTTTCTCTCGAAATCCTCGATACTAAACCGATATCGAAATGAGTTGATAGAATCTTAG
- a CDS encoding response regulator, with product MKRVIHILLIEDDTLDQMEVKRTLERRNILHRLTILTNGEEAIQMIEATEEDIEKPDIILLDLNMPKRNGFEVLACVRGNDQWKDVKVFVLTTSDEALDKHTAQLHGISGFITKPLKLESPSSLDAFNLMIDLMNI from the coding sequence ATGAAACGAGTAATCCACATCCTGCTCATCGAAGATGACACCCTTGACCAGATGGAAGTTAAACGTACATTGGAGAGACGAAATATTCTGCATCGCCTCACCATTTTGACCAATGGCGAAGAGGCCATTCAAATGATCGAGGCTACAGAAGAAGACATTGAAAAACCTGACATCATCTTGCTGGACCTTAACATGCCAAAACGTAACGGGTTCGAGGTGCTGGCTTGCGTGAGGGGAAATGACCAATGGAAGGACGTTAAAGTGTTTGTTCTCACTACCTCCGATGAAGCCTTGGACAAACACACAGCACAACTCCATGGAATCTCCGGATTCATTACCAAGCCATTAAAACTTGAAAGTCCCTCGTCGCTGGATGCTTTCAATCTCATGATCGACCTGATGAATATCTAA